GTACGCGGTGCAGTTTGGGCAGGGCGGCCTCACGCTGCCCAACCGCGACTATTACCTCGACGGCGACGCGCGCTCGAAGTCCATCCGCGCTGCGTACCAGACGTATTTGGTGAACACCTTCAAGCTGCTCGGCGAGTTCGACGCCGCCGCCAAGGCCCACGCCGCCACGGTGATGCGCATGGAAACGCGCTTAGCCAAGGCCAGCAAAAAGCCCGTGGACCTGCGCGACCCCTACGCCAACTACAACAAGCTGACGGTGGCCCAGGCCAACAAGGCCTTCCCGAACCTCAACCTGCCGCTGATGCTGAAGGCCGAGGGCCTGGGCACGGCCAAGGAAGTGATTGTGGGCCAGCCCGCATTCTTCAAGGAAGTGAGCGCCATGCTGAAAGCGGAGCCGCTGCTCGACCAGAAAACTTACCTGCGCTGGCACCTCACCAGTAGCCTGATGGGGGCCTTGCCGCAGCAGTTCGGCGACGAGCAGTTCCGCTACAGCCAAGTGCTGAGCGGTGCCAAGCAGCAGCAGCCGCGCTGGAAGCGCATGCTGCGCAGCACCGATGGGGCCCTGGGCGAAGCCTTCGGCCAGATTTACGTGGAGAAGGCCTTTTCGCCCGCCGCCAAGGCCCGCGCCAAGGAGATGATTGAGAACCTGCGCACCGCCTACGCCGAGCGTATCAACGCCACGGATTGGATGAGCGCCGCCACCAAGGTGGAGGCCATCAAGAAGTTGAACGCCTTCGCCGTGAAGATTGGCTACCCGGATAAGTGGAAGGACTACTCGGCCCTCACCATCACCCGCACCAGCTACCTGAACGACGTGCTGGCCGCCCGCGCCTGGTCCACCAAAGACAACCTGAAGAAATTCGGCAAGCCGATTGACCGCACCGAGTGGGGCATGACGCCGCCCACGGTGAATGCTTATTACAACCCGGGCATGAACGAAATCGTGTTCCCGGCCGGCATCCTCCAGCCCCCGTTTTATGACCCCAAGGCCGACGACGCGGTGAACTACGGCGGCATCGGCGCCGTGATTGGCCACGAGATGACCCACGGCTTCGACGACCAGGGCCGCCAGTACGACGCCCAGGGCAACCTGAAGGATTGGTGGACTAAGGAGGACGGCGAGAAATTTACGGCCCGCGCCGCCGTAGTGGGCAAGCAGTTTGACGCTTACTCGCCGTTGGATTCGGTGCACGTGAACGGCAAGCTGACGATGGGCGAAAACCTGGCCGACCTCGGGGGCCTCACCATCGCCTACCAGGCCTTCGAGAAAACGCCCCAGGCCAAGGAGCAGGCCAAGCTCGACGGCTTCACGCCCGAGCAGCGCTTCTTCCTGAGCTGGGCCCAGGTGTGGCGCAGCAACATGCGCCCCGAGGCCACCCGCATGCGCATCCTCACCGACCCGCACGCGCCCAACCAGTTCCGCACCATCGGGCCCCTGCAAAACATGCCCGAGTTTTACAAAGCCTTTGGCTGCCAGGACAACGCCAAAATGGTGCGCGCCCAAGCCGACCGCGCCAAAATCTGGTAGAAGTTTCTGCGCTGCTTGCAGCAAAAAGCCCCCGTTGCCACGCTGGCAGCGGGGGCTTTTGCGTTGGGCTGGGGTTTTCTGGTAGCTGCATTCCGCGGCGCGTTCTGCGGCCGCGGGGCCCCAGCGGCTCGTTCAGCCGTTGCGCAGCTGGGGCGCGGGTGGTTGCCGCTGGGCCCGGGCGCTCAGCCAGGCCCGCACCGGTTCGTCGTAAAACCGCAGAGCGGCCCAGGCCAGCACCAGAAAAAAGCCGAAGAGCGCGCCCATTACCGCCGCCGCCCGCAGGAAGGACGGGTTGGTGGCATTCACCCAGTGCGAGAAGATTTCGACAAACGGAAAGTGCAGCAGATAAAGCGGGTAGGACAGCCGGCCGGCCACCCGGCACAGCCCGCTCAGCCGCCCCGCGGTGTAGGTGCCCGCCCCCGCCGCCACGATGAACGGAAACACCACCACCACGCAAAATGCCTCGTAGGGCCCCGCCGGCTGAAACGCCGGCGCCGCCAACACGGCCCCCAGCAGCACCGACAATACCCAATAGGCCCCGGGCAAGCGGATGCGAATGCCGCGGCGGTGCAGCAACAGCCCGGCGGCAAATGGGAACGCCATCCGCACCGGTGCCATCCGCAGGTTGTCCCAGCGCCAGCCGCCGTGCAGGTGGCCGTGGTGCACGGCAAAGAATACCAGCACTGTGCCCGCCAGCGCCACCACGGCCAGCAGCGCCCGGGGCCCCAGGCGCCGCCCCACGAGCGCATAGGCC
This genomic stretch from Hymenobacter sp. PAMC 26628 harbors:
- a CDS encoding M13 family metallopeptidase, with product MSKASHLPLAAVAAAALALAGCAGSKPAAMAAAPPAPPVLTTPAAPVPDPVVKGVGLDLTGMDTSVNPCDDFYHYTSGSWMKNTPIPAAESGWGSFNILAEHNNATLRTILDESAQQASTAAKGSNLQKVGDFYAAAMDSAAINKAGLKYLQPHLARIDAVKDLAGMQRLLADPTVSLGGAWFNSYVSPDDKISSQYAVQFGQGGLTLPNRDYYLDGDARSKSIRAAYQTYLVNTFKLLGEFDAAAKAHAATVMRMETRLAKASKKPVDLRDPYANYNKLTVAQANKAFPNLNLPLMLKAEGLGTAKEVIVGQPAFFKEVSAMLKAEPLLDQKTYLRWHLTSSLMGALPQQFGDEQFRYSQVLSGAKQQQPRWKRMLRSTDGALGEAFGQIYVEKAFSPAAKARAKEMIENLRTAYAERINATDWMSAATKVEAIKKLNAFAVKIGYPDKWKDYSALTITRTSYLNDVLAARAWSTKDNLKKFGKPIDRTEWGMTPPTVNAYYNPGMNEIVFPAGILQPPFYDPKADDAVNYGGIGAVIGHEMTHGFDDQGRQYDAQGNLKDWWTKEDGEKFTARAAVVGKQFDAYSPLDSVHVNGKLTMGENLADLGGLTIAYQAFEKTPQAKEQAKLDGFTPEQRFFLSWAQVWRSNMRPEATRMRILTDPHAPNQFRTIGPLQNMPEFYKAFGCQDNAKMVRAQADRAKIW
- a CDS encoding acyltransferase family protein; the encoded protein is MKRHFEVLDGLRGTAALLLVAFHLLGSFFHNYNDNPLRHGYLAVDFFFLLSGFVVGYAYDDRWPALTVRDFLRLRLVRLHPLVVLGIVVAALCYWFDPYVEGLQRGAGLQLVLSMALGALLLPSPPLPNRIALTHSLNSPSWSLLQEYLANLAYALVGRRLGPRALLAVVALAGTVLVFFAVHHGHLHGGWRWDNLRMAPVRMAFPFAAGLLLHRRGIRIRLPGAYWVLSVLLGAVLAAPAFQPAGPYEAFCVVVVFPFIVAAGAGTYTAGRLSGLCRVAGRLSYPLYLLHFPFVEIFSHWVNATNPSFLRAAAVMGALFGFFLVLAWAALRFYDEPVRAWLSARAQRQPPAPQLRNG